The proteins below come from a single Papaver somniferum cultivar HN1 chromosome 11, ASM357369v1, whole genome shotgun sequence genomic window:
- the LOC113324422 gene encoding L-arabinokinase-like: MAACDYMIGKIGYGTVSEALSYKLPFVFVRRDFFNEEPFVRNMLEYYQNGVEMIRRDLLTGRWAPYLQRAISLKPCYEGGVDGGKVTARILQDMDFGKNNTPQKNHAFTVLNICNLVYFWEKTCLRSVTPTNVINH, translated from the exons ATGGCAGCATGTGACTATATGATCG GAAAGATTGGGTATGGAACAGTAAGTGAGGCTCTGTCATACAAGTTGCCTTTCGTATTTGTACGGAGAGACTTCTTTAATGAAGAACCGTTCGTTAGAAATATGCTTGAG TATTACCAAAACGGCGTTGAAATGATTAGGAGGGATTTGCTCACAGGACGCTGGGCACCTTACCTTCAGCGTGCAATTAGTTTGAAACCCTGCTATGAAGGAGGGGTTGATGGTGGCAAG GTGACTGCCCGTATACTACAGGATATGGATTTTGGAAAGAATAATACTCCGCAAAAG AATCATGCATTTACAGTTTTGAATATTTGTAATCTCGTCTATTTCTGGGAAAAGACTTGTTTGAGATCAGTTACACCAACCAATGTGATCAATCATTAA